One genomic region from Reichenbachiella ulvae encodes:
- the rpsK gene encoding 30S ribosomal protein S11, giving the protein MAQKRKDKGRKRVVVVEPIGQAHIKASFNNIIISLTNQTGQVISWASAGKMGFKGSKKNTPYAAQVAAQDCAQAAYELGLRKVEVFVKGPGAGRESAIRTIQNAGIEVTMIKDVTPLPHNGCRPPKRRRV; this is encoded by the coding sequence ATGGCACAAAAAAGAAAAGATAAAGGTAGAAAAAGAGTCGTTGTTGTTGAGCCGATTGGCCAAGCGCACATCAAAGCTTCATTCAACAATATCATCATTTCATTGACCAATCAAACAGGTCAGGTGATTTCTTGGGCTTCTGCTGGTAAAATGGGCTTCAAAGGTTCTAAGAAAAACACTCCTTATGCTGCGCAAGTAGCTGCTCAGGACTGTGCACAAGCTGCATATGAGCTTGGACTTAGAAAAGTTGAGGTTTTTGTGAAAGGTCCTGGAGCTGGACGTGAGTCAGCGATCAGAACTATCCAAAATGCAGGTATCGAAGTAACTATGATTAAAGATGTTACTCCACTGCCTCACAACGGATGTAGACCTCCAAAAAGAAGAAGAGTTTAA
- the rplO gene encoding 50S ribosomal protein L15 has translation MKLNSLKPAEGSIKSDKRIGRGQGSGRGGTSTRGHKGAKSRSGYSRKLGFEGGQMPLYRRVPKFGFKSPNRVEAKPINLDALQKLADEKKITAITVEVLVDNGLAAKGDVVKVLGRGELSAKVEVSAHAFSKSAIEAIEKAGGKATTV, from the coding sequence ATGAAATTAAATAGTTTAAAGCCGGCAGAAGGATCGATTAAGTCCGACAAAAGGATCGGTAGAGGCCAGGGATCTGGTAGAGGGGGAACTTCTACAAGAGGTCACAAAGGAGCCAAATCTAGATCAGGTTATTCTAGAAAGTTAGGTTTCGAAGGGGGACAAATGCCTCTTTATAGACGAGTACCTAAATTTGGTTTCAAATCTCCTAACAGAGTAGAGGCTAAGCCAATTAATCTTGACGCACTTCAGAAATTAGCTGATGAGAAGAAAATAACTGCTATTACTGTTGAAGTATTGGTAGATAATGGACTAGCAGCTAAAGGTGATGTGGTAAAAGTTTTGGGTAGAGGAGAATTGTCTGCTAAAGTAGAGGTTTCTGCTCACGCTTTTTCAAAATCTGCGATCGAGGCTATCGAGAAAGCAGGAGGAAAAGCAACTACAGTTTAA
- the secY gene encoding preprotein translocase subunit SecY translates to MKKFFSTIRNIFSIEDLRVRILNTVGFLIIFRLGTFVVLPGIDPSKLADKAEGIFGLLDTFLGGAFNNASIFGLGIMPYISASIVIQLLTMAVPYFQKLQKEGDSGRKKINQITRVLTIAITFAQGSAYLAGAIPAEAIVLENKVMFTFSSIVILTAGTIFCMWLGERITDKGIGNGISMLIMIGIISRFPGSLLQEAITRGMSEALFFLLELIGLFFVVMAVVLLTQAVRRIPVQYAKQVVGNKVYGGQRQYIPLKVNSAGVMPIIFAQSLMFLPAMIASYFADSSDVAQYIGATFSNFQSWQYNLTFGIMIVLFTFFYTAISVNPNQIADDMKRNGGFIPGVKPGSATSEFIDTVLTRVTLPGSLFLAIVAVMPAFAQMAGVSTNFAQFFGGTSLLIMVGVILDTLQQIESYLLMRHYEGMMKSGKLKGRSENIAVA, encoded by the coding sequence ATGAAAAAGTTTTTCAGTACGATAAGGAATATTTTCTCGATTGAAGATCTACGCGTTAGGATCTTAAACACGGTTGGCTTCTTGATCATTTTTAGATTAGGAACCTTCGTAGTTTTGCCTGGTATAGATCCTTCTAAACTTGCTGATAAAGCAGAAGGTATATTCGGTCTTTTAGACACATTCTTAGGAGGTGCATTTAACAATGCCTCCATTTTTGGTCTGGGGATTATGCCATATATCTCTGCCTCTATTGTAATCCAGCTTTTGACTATGGCAGTGCCATATTTCCAGAAGTTGCAGAAAGAAGGAGACAGTGGGCGAAAGAAAATTAATCAGATTACAAGGGTACTGACTATTGCGATCACCTTTGCACAAGGTAGTGCCTACTTGGCAGGAGCTATTCCAGCTGAGGCTATCGTACTAGAAAACAAGGTCATGTTTACCTTCTCATCTATTGTAATCTTAACAGCAGGAACTATTTTCTGCATGTGGTTAGGTGAGAGAATTACAGATAAAGGAATTGGAAACGGTATATCGATGCTGATCATGATTGGTATTATCTCTCGTTTCCCGGGTAGTTTGTTGCAGGAAGCAATCACTAGAGGTATGAGCGAAGCTTTGTTCTTCCTTCTTGAATTGATTGGTTTGTTCTTCGTAGTGATGGCGGTAGTGTTGTTGACTCAGGCGGTAAGAAGAATTCCTGTTCAATATGCCAAGCAGGTAGTAGGAAATAAAGTATATGGCGGTCAGCGTCAATACATTCCTCTAAAAGTGAATTCGGCTGGTGTGATGCCGATCATCTTTGCTCAGTCATTGATGTTTTTGCCTGCTATGATTGCAAGTTATTTTGCAGACTCTAGTGATGTGGCGCAGTATATAGGTGCTACTTTCTCTAACTTCCAGTCTTGGCAGTATAACTTGACATTCGGAATTATGATTGTTTTGTTTACTTTCTTTTATACTGCTATCTCGGTGAATCCGAATCAGATTGCAGATGATATGAAAAGAAACGGTGGTTTTATTCCTGGTGTGAAACCTGGAAGCGCTACTTCAGAATTTATAGATACTGTACTGACCAGAGTGACTCTGCCAGGTTCATTGTTCTTAGCGATTGTGGCTGTGATGCCAGCATTTGCTCAGATGGCTGGTGTGAGTACTAACTTTGCTCAGTTCTTTGGAGGTACCTCTTTGTTGATCATGGTAGGTGTGATTTTAGATACGCTACAGCAAATCGAATCATACTTGTTGATGAGACATTATGAAGGAATGATGAAGTCTGGTAAGCTGAAGGGTAGATCGGAAAATATAGCTGTCGCTTAA
- the infA gene encoding translation initiation factor IF-1 produces MAKQASIEQDGTIKEALSNAMFRVELENGHEVIAHISGKMRMHYIKILPGDKVKMEMSPYDLTKGRIVYRYK; encoded by the coding sequence ATGGCTAAACAGGCATCAATAGAACAAGATGGTACAATTAAAGAAGCATTGTCAAACGCAATGTTTCGAGTTGAACTTGAAAATGGACATGAGGTAATAGCTCATATTTCTGGAAAGATGAGAATGCATTACATTAAAATCTTGCCAGGTGATAAAGTGAAAATGGAGATGTCTCCATATGACTTAACTAAAGGAAGAATAGTTTACCGCTATAAATAA
- the rpsM gene encoding 30S ribosomal protein S13, protein MARIAGVDIPDNKRGEIALTYIFGLGRSSAQKVLTEAGVDWNKKVQDWTEDEAGKIRSYISENFKVEGVLKSEVQLNIKRLLDIGCYRGLRHRKGLPVRGQHTKNNARTRKGKRKTVANKKKATK, encoded by the coding sequence ATGGCTAGGATTGCAGGAGTAGATATTCCAGATAATAAAAGAGGTGAGATTGCTCTTACCTATATTTTCGGACTGGGTCGTAGTTCAGCTCAAAAGGTATTGACTGAAGCTGGTGTTGACTGGAACAAAAAAGTTCAGGATTGGACTGAAGATGAAGCAGGTAAGATCAGATCTTACATCAGCGAAAACTTCAAGGTTGAAGGTGTTCTAAAATCAGAAGTACAGTTAAATATTAAGCGTCTTCTTGATATCGGATGTTACCGAGGATTGAGACATAGAAAGGGTCTTCCAGTAAGAGGTCAGCATACTAAGAACAATGCTAGAACCAGAAAAGGTAAAAGAAAAACTGTTGCCAATAAGAAGAAGGCTACTAAATAA
- the rpsE gene encoding 30S ribosomal protein S5: MSKNNVKAIKASEIELQEKVVAIKRVAKVVKGGRRFSFSAIVVVGDGNGVVGYGLGKANEVTDSITKGIDDAKKNLVRVPVFKGTVPHDAIGKFGGGLVLLKPAAQGTGVIAGGAMRAVLESAGVHDVLAKSKGSSNPHNVVKATFDALNKMRDPYTVAQQRGVELSKVFNG; encoded by the coding sequence ATGTCTAAGAATAACGTAAAAGCTATAAAAGCAAGTGAAATCGAACTACAAGAAAAAGTAGTGGCGATTAAAAGAGTTGCTAAAGTGGTGAAGGGTGGTAGAAGATTTAGTTTTTCTGCTATCGTAGTTGTCGGTGATGGAAACGGTGTAGTAGGTTACGGTTTGGGTAAAGCCAACGAGGTAACTGATTCTATCACTAAAGGCATAGATGACGCTAAGAAGAATTTGGTAAGAGTACCTGTTTTTAAAGGTACTGTACCTCACGATGCGATTGGTAAGTTCGGTGGTGGATTGGTTCTATTGAAGCCAGCTGCTCAAGGTACCGGGGTTATTGCTGGTGGTGCGATGAGAGCAGTATTAGAGAGTGCAGGTGTACATGATGTACTGGCTAAATCTAAAGGTTCATCTAACCCGCACAACGTGGTAAAGGCTACTTTTGATGCGCTAAATAAAATGAGAGATCCTTATACGGTAGCTCAGCAAAGAGGTGTAGAATTGTCTAAAGTTTTTAACGGCTAA
- the rpmD gene encoding 50S ribosomal protein L30, whose amino-acid sequence MAKVVITQKRSIIKRPKDQKLTIQALGLGRINKSVEKDLTPQIEGMINKVAHLVSVEKK is encoded by the coding sequence ATGGCGAAGGTAGTAATTACACAAAAGAGAAGTATTATTAAGAGACCTAAGGATCAAAAACTGACAATTCAGGCTTTGGGATTAGGTAGAATTAATAAGTCTGTTGAGAAAGATTTGACTCCTCAAATCGAGGGAATGATCAACAAGGTGGCACACTTAGTGTCTGTAGAGAAGAAATAA
- the ykgO gene encoding type B 50S ribosomal protein L36, translating into MKVKASVKKRSADCKVIRRNGKVYVINKKNPRFKQRQG; encoded by the coding sequence ATGAAGGTTAAAGCATCCGTAAAGAAGAGAAGCGCTGACTGCAAGGTCATTCGTAGAAACGGAAAAGTTTACGTTATTAACAAAAAGAACCCTAGGTTCAAGCAAAGACAAGGATAA